A stretch of Natronococcus sp. CG52 DNA encodes these proteins:
- the gatD gene encoding Glu-tRNA(Gln) amidotransferase subunit GatD: MNPGDRVHVDRADRTYEGVLLPSGTDDQLVVKLEGGYNVGIDRDAADVEVLAEDVYEIDSSSSDDGASEVEFDEELPTISLISTGGTIASTVDYRTGAVTAQFDAEDVLRAVPDLAGRANYRGRVVANILSENMEPPIWQELAEAVRDEIENGADGVVVMHGTDTMQYSASALAFMLETPVPVVFTGSQRSADRPSSDNVMNAVCAVEAAKSDCAEVLVCMHASESDDRCALHRGTRVRKNHTSRRDAFETIGAEPLGEVDYETESVEFRRDYQQRDETDLALEADLEEDVELLKFTPGMDPRFLDVLEGSEGVVLEGTGLGHVHTDLIPRIEELVEEGTTVVMTSQCLEGRVCDRVYDTGRDLLEADVVEAGDTLPGTAKVKLMWALANEENVSEAMETSLAGELQERSVPWE; encoded by the coding sequence ATGAATCCAGGCGACCGCGTTCACGTCGATCGCGCGGACCGCACCTACGAAGGCGTGTTGCTCCCCTCCGGCACTGACGACCAGCTCGTGGTGAAACTCGAGGGCGGCTACAACGTCGGTATCGACCGCGACGCGGCCGACGTCGAAGTTCTCGCCGAAGACGTCTACGAGATCGATAGCTCGAGCAGCGACGACGGCGCCTCCGAAGTCGAGTTCGACGAGGAGCTGCCGACCATCTCGCTAATCTCGACCGGCGGCACCATCGCCTCGACGGTCGACTACCGCACCGGCGCCGTCACGGCGCAGTTCGACGCCGAGGACGTTCTCCGGGCGGTGCCGGATCTCGCCGGCCGCGCGAACTATCGCGGACGGGTCGTCGCTAACATCCTCTCGGAGAATATGGAGCCGCCGATCTGGCAGGAACTCGCCGAGGCCGTCCGCGACGAGATCGAAAACGGCGCCGACGGCGTCGTCGTCATGCACGGCACCGACACGATGCAGTACTCCGCGTCGGCGCTCGCGTTCATGCTCGAGACGCCCGTTCCGGTCGTCTTCACGGGCAGCCAGCGCTCGGCCGACCGACCCTCCTCGGACAACGTGATGAACGCCGTCTGCGCCGTCGAGGCCGCCAAGAGCGACTGCGCGGAGGTGCTCGTCTGCATGCACGCCTCCGAGAGCGACGACCGGTGTGCGCTCCACCGCGGTACTCGAGTCCGCAAGAACCACACCTCCCGTCGCGACGCCTTCGAGACGATCGGCGCCGAGCCGCTCGGCGAAGTCGATTACGAGACCGAAAGCGTCGAATTCCGACGCGACTACCAGCAGCGAGATGAGACCGACCTCGCGCTCGAGGCCGACCTCGAGGAGGACGTCGAACTGCTGAAGTTCACGCCGGGGATGGATCCCCGCTTCCTCGACGTTCTCGAGGGGAGCGAGGGAGTCGTTCTCGAGGGAACCGGACTCGGTCACGTCCACACCGACCTCATCCCGCGAATCGAGGAGTTAGTCGAGGAGGGCACGACGGTCGTCATGACCAGCCAGTGTCTCGAGGGGCGGGTCTGCGACCGCGTCTACGATACCGGCCGGGACCTGCTCGAGGCGGACGTCGTCGAGGCCGGCGACACCCTGCCGGGAACGGCGAAAGTCAAGCTGATGTGGGCGCTCGCGAACGAGGAGAACGTCTCGGAGGCGATGGAGACGTCGCTGGCCGGCGAACTGCAGGAGCGGTCCGTCCCCTGGGAGTGA
- a CDS encoding ubiquitin-like small modifier protein 1, with protein MPTEWKLFADLAERAGDKHVTVDAAAGDTVGDALEDLLADRSDLEARVLDDDGELRSQINVLRNGTNVLVEEEGLETELEEGDELALFPPVSGG; from the coding sequence ATGCCCACGGAGTGGAAACTGTTCGCCGACCTCGCCGAACGCGCGGGCGACAAACACGTCACGGTCGACGCCGCGGCCGGCGACACCGTCGGCGACGCGCTCGAGGACCTCCTCGCGGACCGATCCGACCTGGAGGCCCGCGTCCTCGACGACGACGGCGAACTGCGCTCGCAGATCAACGTGCTTCGTAACGGAACGAACGTCCTCGTCGAGGAGGAGGGGCTCGAGACGGAACTCGAGGAGGGCGACGAACTGGCGCTGTTTCCGCCGGTCAGCGGCGGCTGA
- a CDS encoding DUF5802 family protein, with protein MFEVFSRSYYLGRLYVTPTDGDHALMHDEQHERINEEVYTTGEGLERLDAPLVMKLESRHFPVHGDEAVPTNTLALPESMLEDTAIRNPPSLREVMLARRERAEQLLAFAGGWQVPDPDLGDYPGAGT; from the coding sequence ATGTTCGAGGTGTTTTCGCGGAGCTACTACCTCGGCCGGCTCTACGTGACTCCGACCGACGGAGATCACGCACTCATGCACGACGAGCAACACGAGCGCATCAACGAGGAGGTGTACACGACCGGGGAGGGCCTCGAGCGGCTCGACGCCCCGCTGGTGATGAAACTCGAGTCGAGACACTTCCCGGTCCACGGCGACGAGGCCGTTCCGACGAACACGCTCGCCCTCCCCGAGTCGATGCTCGAAGACACGGCGATCCGAAACCCGCCCTCGCTCCGCGAGGTGATGCTCGCGCGCCGCGAACGCGCCGAGCAACTGCTCGCGTTCGCCGGCGGCTGGCAGGTACCCGACCCGGATCTCGGTGACTATCCCGGCGCCGGAACCTAA
- a CDS encoding DUF456 domain-containing protein — translation MGNRSDELTETSERSPNSTDELLSETEQLLSRADADASVGEPSARSATEPEPTAPEPSSPQSSRLPSVSSFLSLPSTPSIHRYFSPKAFLALVLVVGAGLLAGGMAIPLAGRIVGMFAAAFAVGLVTSKRRYLEMTAAGASVGGVTALLASPIAVAGSGQAVLAVGVSAGLAACVGGYYFGRDLRDGLFRDVE, via the coding sequence ATGGGCAACCGTTCGGACGAACTCACCGAGACGAGTGAGCGGTCCCCGAACTCGACCGACGAACTGCTGTCTGAGACCGAGCAGCTGCTTTCGAGAGCCGACGCCGACGCTAGCGTCGGTGAACCGTCCGCCCGATCTGCGACGGAGCCGGAACCGACGGCCCCGGAACCCTCGTCCCCGCAGTCATCTCGCCTCCCGTCGGTCTCGTCGTTCCTCTCGCTGCCGTCTACCCCCTCGATACACCGGTACTTCTCGCCGAAGGCGTTTCTCGCCCTCGTCCTCGTCGTCGGGGCCGGGCTGCTCGCCGGCGGGATGGCGATCCCGCTTGCCGGTCGCATCGTCGGAATGTTCGCCGCCGCGTTCGCCGTCGGACTGGTCACGTCGAAGCGGCGCTACCTCGAGATGACCGCGGCCGGTGCCTCGGTCGGCGGCGTTACCGCGCTGCTGGCCTCGCCGATCGCGGTCGCCGGCTCCGGACAGGCCGTCCTCGCGGTCGGTGTCAGCGCCGGGCTGGCCGCCTGCGTCGGCGGCTACTACTTCGGCCGCGACCTCCGAGACGGGCTGTTCCGCGACGTCGAGTGA
- a CDS encoding ester cyclase translates to MTYTLAATAASTRSIDLVRRFNDEVFNGREYDRVADLQAEDYVQHGTTADTELRGIEEFVETMRMFHAAFSDLEGVERLAFSDDDGEYVCTSYTYRGTHDGDFMGIPPD, encoded by the coding sequence TTGACATATACTCTGGCAGCTACTGCAGCCAGCACACGGAGTATCGACCTCGTTCGACGGTTCAACGACGAGGTATTCAACGGCCGCGAGTACGATCGCGTCGCCGACCTGCAAGCCGAAGACTACGTCCAGCACGGGACCACGGCGGACACGGAACTTCGCGGTATCGAGGAATTCGTCGAGACGATGCGGATGTTCCACGCCGCGTTTTCCGACCTGGAGGGCGTCGAACGGCTCGCCTTCAGCGACGACGACGGCGAGTACGTCTGCACGTCGTACACGTATCGAGGGACTCACGACGGTGACTTCATGGGTATCCCCCCCGACTGA
- a CDS encoding ArsR/SmtB family transcription factor, with protein sequence MDSAALLDLLGNENRRRILRLLARKPCYVTEISEYLGVSPKAVIEHLRKLEEAGLIESRVDDQRRKYFHIARNVRLEVSLSPYGYVSKSAYPTNSSFDITTCRHLELDVNWSEADELEELLGTLEELEQLENELSLAQRWVQRNVCDVLDRISETVGSGPESRIYADVLASIRSEPKSITELSEDVEPPREVVAELLELLADEGMVQRTERGWELASDQI encoded by the coding sequence ATGGACTCCGCCGCCTTGTTGGATCTTCTCGGCAACGAAAACCGGAGACGGATCCTCCGGTTGCTCGCACGCAAACCCTGCTACGTGACCGAGATCTCGGAGTACCTCGGAGTGAGCCCGAAGGCGGTCATCGAACACCTGCGCAAACTCGAGGAGGCGGGCCTGATCGAGAGCCGGGTCGACGATCAGCGGCGGAAGTACTTTCACATCGCTCGCAACGTCCGACTCGAGGTGAGCCTCTCGCCGTACGGCTACGTGAGCAAGAGCGCCTATCCGACCAACAGCAGCTTCGACATCACGACCTGTCGTCACCTCGAACTCGACGTTAACTGGAGCGAGGCCGACGAACTCGAGGAGTTGCTCGGCACGCTCGAGGAGCTAGAGCAGCTCGAAAACGAGCTGTCGCTCGCTCAGCGGTGGGTCCAGCGAAACGTCTGTGACGTCCTCGATCGGATCTCCGAGACCGTCGGCTCCGGCCCCGAGAGCCGAATCTACGCCGACGTGCTCGCGAGCATTCGGTCGGAGCCGAAGTCGATTACCGAGCTCAGCGAGGACGTCGAGCCCCCCCGAGAGGTCGTCGCCGAGCTACTCGAGTTGCTGGCCGACGAGGGGATGGTCCAGCGGACGGAACGCGGCTGGGAGCTGGCTTCGGACCAGATTTGA
- a CDS encoding cupin domain-containing protein: protein MTDGSEESTAESASSQVIENPIAGERVTFLRRGDDTDGELVELELVAEPFAAGPPEHVHDHQEEFFEILAGSVTGTLDGEPFTVSAGESFVVSAGTPHGWWNDRNEALRARVEVRPALEIAEFLETVYGLAADGKTNAKGIPNPLQMAVIADHYWETNDLVTPPDPIQKLVFGLLAPLGRLIGYRAFYPEYSTRRAPAE, encoded by the coding sequence ATGACGGACGGAAGCGAGGAGTCGACGGCCGAGAGTGCGTCGTCGCAGGTGATCGAAAACCCAATCGCGGGAGAACGGGTGACGTTCCTGCGCCGAGGGGATGACACCGACGGCGAACTCGTCGAGTTAGAACTCGTGGCCGAACCGTTCGCGGCCGGTCCGCCCGAACACGTCCACGACCACCAGGAGGAGTTCTTCGAGATTCTCGCGGGGAGCGTCACCGGCACGCTCGATGGGGAGCCGTTTACCGTCTCCGCTGGCGAGTCCTTCGTCGTTTCGGCCGGGACGCCGCACGGCTGGTGGAACGACCGCAACGAAGCGCTCCGGGCCCGCGTCGAGGTCCGTCCCGCTCTCGAGATCGCCGAGTTTCTGGAGACAGTCTACGGACTCGCAGCGGACGGCAAGACGAACGCGAAGGGAATTCCGAATCCCCTGCAGATGGCCGTGATCGCGGACCACTACTGGGAGACCAACGATCTCGTCACTCCTCCGGACCCGATACAGAAACTGGTGTTCGGTCTGCTCGCTCCGCTCGGTCGGCTAATCGGCTACCGCGCGTTCTATCCCGAGTACAGCACGCGGAGGGCGCCAGCGGAGTGA
- a CDS encoding Vms1/Ankzf1 family peptidyl-tRNA hydrolase: MLDELLGRASLKERIDDLEEKNERLRERYEAESERRSDAVTARQDAEEKQNRLEDRIAQLEGELERTDGDEGDLGVRRREELRGGRLADVLDRLQSIRTEPEGALTAGIGDEAGIPDTVRDDLEDVLGDRLALLDGEAPCLCCVDDAGLVSVALESPVRPALEPIWGDRFELEREWFLPTGRYALALVRADLFALGVYEDDERVSYRGFESDVKGNHSKGGFSQARFERIRDDQIDDHLERCRDAIAEYDGDRLYVVGQRGVVDALAEESAFEPDATAAVDATGDPKPALEDARRSFWTTTLTVI, from the coding sequence ATGCTCGACGAGTTGCTCGGCCGCGCCTCCCTGAAGGAGCGTATCGACGACCTCGAGGAAAAGAACGAGCGCCTGCGAGAGCGGTACGAGGCTGAATCCGAGCGCCGGTCCGACGCGGTCACGGCCAGACAGGACGCCGAAGAGAAACAGAACCGGCTCGAGGACCGCATCGCCCAACTCGAGGGCGAACTCGAGCGCACCGACGGCGACGAGGGCGATCTCGGCGTTCGCCGCCGCGAGGAGCTACGCGGCGGACGCCTCGCGGACGTCCTCGACCGACTGCAGTCGATCCGAACGGAGCCGGAGGGCGCTCTCACTGCCGGTATCGGCGACGAAGCCGGAATTCCCGACACCGTCCGAGACGACCTCGAGGACGTGCTGGGCGACCGACTCGCCCTGCTCGACGGCGAGGCTCCCTGTCTCTGCTGCGTGGACGACGCCGGACTCGTCTCGGTTGCGCTCGAGTCACCCGTCCGGCCCGCACTCGAGCCGATCTGGGGCGATCGGTTCGAACTCGAGCGCGAGTGGTTCCTGCCGACCGGCCGCTACGCGCTCGCGCTCGTTCGAGCGGACCTGTTCGCCCTCGGCGTCTACGAGGACGACGAGCGCGTCTCCTATCGCGGCTTCGAGAGCGACGTGAAGGGAAACCACTCGAAGGGCGGCTTCTCGCAGGCCCGCTTCGAGCGCATTCGCGACGACCAGATCGACGACCACCTCGAGCGCTGTCGCGACGCCATCGCCGAGTACGACGGCGACCGACTCTACGTGGTCGGTCAGCGCGGCGTCGTCGACGCGCTTGCAGAAGAGTCGGCGTTCGAACCGGACGCGACCGCGGCCGTCGACGCGACCGGCGATCCGAAGCCGGCGCTCGAGGACGCCCGTCGCTCGTTCTGGACGACGACGCTGACGGTCATCTGA
- a CDS encoding potassium transporter TrkA, which produces MTLPVEVLLGLYLGLLTGIVPAFVSGALGFLVRYVTGVTLPGFGVVVLALSIASVQGGLLGLVEPDIAQSPRLLVAVLVVLMLALYAHNQGDKLGAELPRRLSLSQLRQRTLSADVIEFVGTVGQAAIRTTGEIRDMEGYPPLSSDLRRTLRTGSWRLPADLPISELEVRLEERLRTEHDLADVVVSIDERGRASIAAAPPTSGLSRRVPDGKRAVSVATLVPTGLARGDEVTVRSGDRSIAGTVLSVRTELDDGRELPAEDPDSNRTDPAVSDGGEAEPTTPSPGGSGLASAGGVGRVTVAVDRKKVKPLLEAETPRLVVQSRGTNRDFEAFALVKRAGYAIRRVTVGSAAASDEADSAADLTVLAVRRQGGETDGFRPGWQFVPGPERRLEAGEEAFVAGPERTIDAFTEAVGR; this is translated from the coding sequence ATGACGCTCCCGGTCGAAGTACTGCTCGGACTCTATCTCGGCCTCCTGACCGGAATCGTGCCCGCGTTCGTCTCCGGCGCGCTGGGATTTCTCGTTCGGTACGTTACCGGCGTTACCCTGCCCGGCTTCGGTGTGGTCGTCTTGGCGCTCTCGATCGCCAGCGTTCAGGGTGGACTGCTCGGCCTCGTCGAACCCGACATCGCCCAGTCGCCCCGGCTGCTGGTCGCCGTACTGGTCGTCCTGATGCTCGCACTGTACGCTCACAACCAGGGCGACAAGCTCGGTGCCGAACTCCCCCGACGACTCTCGCTCTCCCAGCTGCGCCAGCGGACCCTCTCGGCCGACGTCATCGAGTTCGTCGGAACCGTCGGGCAGGCCGCGATTCGAACCACCGGCGAGATCCGCGATATGGAGGGGTATCCGCCGCTGTCGTCCGACCTCCGCAGGACGCTCCGAACCGGTTCCTGGCGGCTCCCGGCGGACCTTCCGATTTCCGAACTCGAGGTGCGTCTCGAGGAACGGCTGCGAACCGAACACGACCTCGCGGACGTCGTCGTCTCGATCGACGAACGGGGCCGCGCATCGATCGCCGCGGCACCGCCCACCAGCGGACTCTCGCGGCGCGTGCCGGACGGGAAGCGCGCGGTTTCGGTCGCGACGCTGGTACCGACCGGGCTGGCTCGCGGGGACGAGGTGACCGTTCGAAGCGGCGATCGATCGATCGCCGGGACGGTTCTGAGCGTCAGGACCGAACTCGACGACGGACGGGAGCTGCCGGCGGAGGATCCCGATTCGAACCGGACCGATCCGGCAGTATCGGACGGCGGCGAGGCGGAGCCGACGACCCCGTCGCCGGGAGGATCGGGCCTCGCGAGCGCTGGCGGTGTCGGTCGCGTCACCGTCGCCGTCGACCGAAAGAAGGTGAAACCGCTGCTCGAGGCCGAGACGCCGCGTCTGGTCGTTCAATCGCGCGGGACGAATCGCGATTTCGAGGCGTTCGCGCTGGTCAAACGCGCCGGGTACGCGATCCGTCGGGTGACCGTCGGTTCGGCTGCCGCGTCCGACGAAGCCGATTCGGCCGCCGACCTGACGGTGCTCGCGGTTCGCAGACAGGGCGGCGAGACCGACGGCTTTCGCCCGGGGTGGCAGTTCGTCCCCGGACCCGAGCGCCGACTCGAGGCCGGTGAAGAGGCGTTCGTCGCCGGTCCCGAACGGACGATAGATGCGTTCACAGAGGCGGTCGGGAGATGA
- a CDS encoding ester cyclase: MTSWVSPPTDVEAEVRGIDVHRIEDGKIAESWIQADFLGLLQQVGVVPAMDDVAA; encoded by the coding sequence GTGACTTCATGGGTATCCCCCCCGACTGACGTCGAGGCCGAGGTCCGCGGGATCGACGTCCACCGAATCGAGGACGGAAAGATCGCCGAGTCGTGGATCCAAGCCGATTTCCTCGGCCTCCTTCAGCAGGTCGGGGTCGTCCCGGCGATGGACGACGTCGCCGCCTGA
- a CDS encoding TrkA C-terminal domain-containing protein: MIDPLLTQAVQADPALDALFDALVRILGFGVLAAGTAAAAAVTFRWYSADELPEGVGVLVGITAVAIWLNTKTALQDAIIGTTPLLETETAVYTVVVFVASAIAADGGRRLGDHFGRDVFAFAAPRTIDDVGQLVRSAGRVITVELPATIEDVDGYDPVEAGTKADLAGETFHFPRRLTVGKLRERLTARLERDYGIGHVDVELTADGEIEYLALGSRPAGIGPTLAPGTVAVSIRGDPAADASPGDAVQIWTRGDEGNRCLAVGELRGTAADVATVAVDADDVRAFDSELPHRLVTLPGTPDAERELVSALRAADETVTTLTVDPGGSLEGTTIDSVPALVLAIDRGDDAVALPSGDRRFAAGDVAYVLGRPEALRRTL, translated from the coding sequence GTGATCGACCCGCTCCTCACGCAGGCCGTTCAGGCGGACCCGGCCCTCGACGCGCTGTTCGACGCGCTCGTCAGAATTCTCGGCTTCGGCGTCCTCGCAGCCGGAACGGCGGCGGCCGCGGCCGTAACCTTTCGGTGGTACAGCGCCGACGAACTGCCGGAGGGCGTCGGGGTTCTCGTCGGTATCACGGCGGTCGCGATCTGGTTGAACACGAAGACGGCCCTGCAGGACGCGATCATCGGAACGACGCCGCTGCTCGAGACCGAAACCGCCGTCTACACGGTCGTCGTGTTCGTCGCGAGTGCGATCGCCGCCGACGGCGGTCGTCGGCTCGGCGATCACTTCGGCCGGGACGTGTTCGCGTTCGCCGCGCCGCGGACGATCGACGACGTGGGCCAACTCGTCCGATCGGCCGGCCGCGTGATCACGGTCGAACTGCCGGCGACGATCGAGGACGTAGACGGCTACGATCCCGTCGAAGCGGGGACGAAAGCGGACCTCGCGGGTGAGACGTTTCACTTCCCGCGACGCCTGACCGTCGGGAAGTTGCGCGAACGGCTGACCGCGCGCCTCGAGCGCGACTACGGGATCGGTCACGTCGACGTCGAACTTACGGCCGACGGCGAGATCGAGTACCTCGCGCTGGGGAGTCGGCCGGCGGGAATCGGGCCGACCCTGGCTCCCGGGACCGTTGCTGTCTCTATCCGCGGTGATCCCGCAGCCGACGCCAGTCCGGGCGATGCCGTCCAGATCTGGACCCGCGGCGACGAGGGGAACCGGTGTCTCGCCGTCGGCGAACTGCGAGGAACCGCCGCCGACGTGGCGACCGTCGCGGTCGACGCCGACGACGTTCGTGCGTTCGACTCCGAACTCCCGCACCGACTCGTCACGCTCCCGGGGACGCCCGACGCGGAGCGGGAACTGGTCTCCGCGCTCCGGGCGGCCGACGAGACTGTCACCACGCTGACCGTCGATCCCGGTGGGTCACTCGAGGGAACGACGATCGACTCGGTACCGGCCCTGGTGCTCGCGATCGACCGGGGTGACGACGCCGTCGCGCTGCCGTCCGGGGACCGTCGTTTCGCCGCCGGCGACGTCGCGTACGTGCTCGGTCGCCCGGAGGCCCTTCGCCGGACCCTGTAG
- a CDS encoding outer membrane protein assembly factor BamB family protein, translated as MPTFRRRSILAACAALSTTGALASAGSTAAEETVSDSFAAGHPNGWSSALGNPANSQYLPLEEGFPEPDTVAWRYEEAGSVAAVDGRLYVRTESELQAVDAASGELQWRAEVPEGSYPAAVFEDGIFVGGENRVTALETADGSVRWEREFDTEEPVSTLTVAFETVYVVADETLHALDVADGSSRWDRETVYAYPEDDRDGNPMPVSFRPETVAVANGTVYAALKGGTYTDGRELECAFGAIDATAGEDLWGIAFDSSGACPVESPIIATGHAVYANHPGQGGFSFDLETGEVDALDRVMWAGTADARLDMGVDMRQHINMHNWETDEAWTATTQIDAWHEFVVAGDTVIARHSPYDGEEADYPDNSIVGFDLEDGTVRWALEFDGNMPPAIAAVDENTLYLEDDGELVAFRPSEAVPDDEDGSDEGEEEQDETDDSDDTEGSDDGGEEETEPDAGDEDDDSAESDGGTDDEVETDDGDEYGPGEDESDDETDSSDDGDDTGESEDGDGDEGDDEGETDDGNDGLGGTGDEDDDAESDGQDDTDDAGDADDAESDDDSMPGFTTGAGILGGAATLEWLRRKAGTAAPAEPGEPAESTEADEPAE; from the coding sequence ATGCCTACGTTTCGACGACGGTCTATACTGGCAGCCTGTGCAGCACTTTCGACGACCGGAGCGCTCGCCTCGGCCGGTTCGACGGCGGCCGAGGAGACGGTCTCTGATTCGTTCGCTGCCGGCCACCCGAACGGCTGGTCCTCGGCTCTCGGCAACCCCGCGAACTCTCAATACCTCCCGCTCGAGGAGGGCTTCCCGGAACCGGATACCGTCGCCTGGCGGTACGAGGAAGCCGGAAGCGTCGCCGCCGTCGACGGCCGACTCTACGTCCGGACGGAGTCCGAACTGCAGGCGGTCGACGCCGCGAGCGGCGAACTCCAGTGGCGGGCCGAGGTCCCCGAAGGGAGCTATCCCGCGGCGGTGTTCGAGGACGGCATCTTCGTCGGCGGAGAGAACCGCGTGACGGCGCTCGAGACCGCGGACGGATCCGTCCGATGGGAACGAGAGTTCGACACCGAGGAGCCGGTTTCGACGCTGACGGTCGCCTTCGAGACCGTCTACGTCGTCGCCGACGAAACGCTCCACGCGCTCGACGTGGCCGACGGCTCGTCGCGGTGGGATCGCGAGACCGTTTACGCGTACCCGGAGGACGACCGAGACGGCAACCCGATGCCGGTTTCGTTCCGTCCGGAGACGGTCGCCGTCGCGAACGGAACCGTCTACGCCGCGCTGAAGGGCGGGACGTACACCGACGGCCGCGAACTCGAGTGCGCGTTCGGCGCGATCGATGCGACGGCCGGCGAGGACCTGTGGGGGATCGCGTTCGACTCCTCCGGCGCTTGCCCCGTAGAGAGCCCGATCATCGCGACGGGCCACGCCGTCTACGCGAACCATCCGGGACAGGGCGGCTTCTCGTTCGATCTGGAGACCGGCGAGGTCGACGCCCTCGACCGCGTGATGTGGGCCGGAACGGCGGACGCTCGCCTCGATATGGGTGTCGACATGCGCCAGCACATCAACATGCATAACTGGGAGACCGACGAGGCCTGGACCGCGACGACCCAGATCGACGCGTGGCACGAGTTCGTCGTCGCTGGCGACACGGTGATCGCCCGTCACAGCCCCTACGACGGGGAGGAGGCCGACTACCCGGACAATTCGATCGTCGGCTTCGACCTCGAGGACGGAACGGTGCGGTGGGCGCTCGAGTTCGACGGCAACATGCCTCCTGCTATCGCCGCCGTCGACGAGAACACGCTCTACCTCGAGGACGACGGGGAACTCGTCGCGTTCCGGCCGTCCGAAGCGGTGCCGGACGACGAAGACGGATCAGACGAGGGTGAGGAGGAGCAGGACGAGACGGACGACTCCGACGATACGGAGGGGTCCGACGACGGAGGCGAGGAAGAAACGGAGCCGGATGCCGGTGACGAGGACGACGATTCGGCCGAGTCCGACGGAGGTACCGACGACGAGGTCGAAACGGACGACGGAGACGAGTACGGTCCGGGCGAAGACGAGTCGGACGACGAGACCGACTCGTCCGACGACGGCGACGACACCGGCGAGAGCGAAGACGGAGACGGCGACGAGGGCGACGATGAGGGCGAAACCGACGATGGTAACGACGGGCTCGGCGGAACCGGTGACGAGGACGACGACGCGGAGTCGGACGGTCAGGACGATACCGACGACGCCGGCGACGCCGACGATGCCGAGTCGGACGACGACAGCATGCCCGGTTTCACCACCGGTGCGGGCATCCTCGGCGGCGCAGCGACCCTCGAGTGGCTGCGCCGGAAAGCTGGAACGGCAGCGCCGGCCGAACCGGGTGAACCAGCCGAGTCGACCGAAGCGGACGAACCGGCCGAGTAA
- a CDS encoding GNAT family N-acetyltransferase — protein sequence MSVGIEIRRATHDDYEGVKAFTETLWEDRGGDYIPEIYHDWLEDEGEDYKKTFLADAGDDVAGIVQAVMLSPDEAWFQGMRVNPDYQRQGLSGRLNEACFDWARERGATVGRIMIFSWNAASLGAARKGGFDPITEFRFAHPEPDPDASGPDSVSSDPAAAWRYWTHSDTRDHLDGLGFAPEETWATRELTREDFTDSADETAVFAVERDHERESDGERELVGASYRVRTYDRESDDGETVTWAEYGVGAWEDVDAARSLFGAIARDAAAVGADRTRVLIPETAASVSDASYAGAEISEEPDFVLEIDLSENE from the coding sequence ATGTCGGTCGGTATCGAAATACGGCGAGCGACGCACGACGATTACGAGGGCGTGAAGGCGTTCACCGAGACGCTCTGGGAGGACCGCGGCGGCGACTACATCCCGGAGATCTATCACGACTGGCTCGAGGACGAGGGCGAAGACTACAAGAAGACGTTCCTCGCCGACGCGGGCGACGACGTGGCCGGGATCGTCCAGGCGGTGATGCTCTCGCCCGACGAGGCCTGGTTCCAGGGGATGCGCGTCAACCCCGACTACCAGCGCCAGGGGTTAAGCGGCCGCCTGAACGAGGCCTGCTTCGACTGGGCCCGCGAGCGGGGCGCGACCGTCGGCCGCATCATGATCTTCTCGTGGAACGCCGCCTCGCTAGGCGCGGCGCGGAAGGGCGGGTTCGATCCGATCACGGAGTTTCGGTTCGCCCATCCGGAACCCGATCCGGACGCGTCGGGGCCGGATTCGGTCTCGAGCGACCCTGCAGCCGCCTGGCGCTACTGGACCCACAGCGATACGCGCGACCACCTGGACGGCCTCGGGTTCGCTCCGGAGGAGACGTGGGCGACGCGCGAACTCACCCGCGAGGATTTCACGGATTCTGCCGACGAGACGGCCGTTTTCGCGGTCGAACGCGATCACGAGCGAGAGAGCGACGGCGAACGAGAGCTGGTCGGCGCCTCGTACCGCGTCCGGACGTACGACCGGGAGAGCGACGACGGCGAGACGGTGACCTGGGCCGAGTACGGCGTCGGCGCCTGGGAGGACGTCGACGCGGCTCGCTCGCTGTTCGGGGCGATCGCACGGGACGCCGCCGCCGTCGGGGCCGACCGGACTCGCGTTCTGATTCCCGAAACGGCCGCGTCCGTCAGCGACGCCTCTTACGCAGGTGCCGAGATATCGGAGGAGCCGGACTTCGTTCTCGAGATCGATCTCTCCGAGAACGAGTGA